A stretch of Gouania willdenowi chromosome 21, fGouWil2.1, whole genome shotgun sequence DNA encodes these proteins:
- the ybey gene encoding endoribonuclease YbeY, which produces MGVLLRNLQRVVPLRRARLRRDADTLRHILGIQKFDLGIICVDNRRIQEINKVYRKKNEPTDVLSFPFHEDLRPGKLPCPLHRDELNLGDIFLGVEYVMKQCQEEALDLHGALTVVTAHGICHLLGYRHETEEEWTEMLHKEQYILSEYNRLTGRHLEPLTKRCKQDR; this is translated from the exons ATGGGGGTTCTGCTGCGGAACCTTCAGAGAGTCGTGCCTCTCCGCCGGGCCCGGCTACGCAGGGACGCGGACACACTGAGACACATCCTGGGCATCCAGAAGTTCGACCTGGGCATAATCTGTGTGGACAACCGCAGGATCCAAGAAATCAATAAGGTTTATAGGAAGAAGAACGAGCCCACGGATGTCCTCTCGTTTCCATTCCACGAG GACCTGAGACCTGGTAAGCTGCCTTGCCCCCTCCATAGAGATGAGCTGAATTTGGGGGACATCTTCCTTGGGGTGGAGTATGTGATGAAGCAGTGTCAGGAAGAAGCTCTGGATCTGCATGGTGCCCTTACT GTCGTCACTGCACATGGCATCTGTCACCTGCTTGGTTACAGACACGAAACAGAGGAGGAGTGGACCGAG ATGCTGCACAAAGAGCAATACATCCTCAGCGAGTACAACAGACTAACAGGACGACACCTGGAGCCTCTGACAAAGAGATGTAAACAAGATAGGTGA